In a single window of the Drosophila albomicans strain 15112-1751.03 chromosome 3, ASM965048v2, whole genome shotgun sequence genome:
- the LOC117567075 gene encoding ADP-dependent glucokinase → MRALKYMGWITGCSVFTAFISIIWQAFLSLQALNKTTVLLTGLLAIESEVKRSGLEPAPKVAVGYGACTDLQINATEFLDTYYRQRMPSVSPDFAANEVSNEHELLQSFVYYFKNGAAAERVVGNSTLFKQLISYAKQLDKERIHWYMGGNAPLMAVRFVMEGADVLLGAHMSKKLRPLLPKEISLAGDEIDEDDIHLILEYKAGDRWGPYEAPRANRYILHNDKNNPHLRSVEQLTDALKQYHPQLLVVSGLQMMDMFKFSPGVREARLNQVKQQLINQPRDTLQHFEFASYVELELLQKLRQLVLPYVDSLGMNEQELSNLREVQQHGSTTQATDWNPRLAHTLDQMREVFISLAEDYHSQRQADSQRRLISRIHVHTLAYQAILTIANSKWKNTRAAAAKAALTAHRYVCKSQFVNPESVLLVLDDSFATSAQKQAPRMRMSAANPVPCWQEYIQFGPSRQRIEVEICVAPVLVCRVAKKTAGAGDNISASGLVAQL, encoded by the exons ATGAGAGCTTTGAAGTATATGGGCTGGATAACCGGCTGCTCGGTGTTCACCGCCTTCATATCGATCATCTGGCAGGCATTTCTATCGCTGCAGGCGCTTAACAAGACCACCGTGCTGCTCACCGGACTGCTAGCCATCGAGAGCGAAGTGAAGAGAAGTGGTTTGGAGCCGGCGCCCAAAGTAGCCGTTGGCTATGGCGCCTGCACCGATTTGCAGATTAATGCCACAGAATTTCTGGACACCTATTACAGGCAGCGCATGCCTAGCGTAAGTCCCGATTTTGCGGCCAACGAGGTGAGCAACGAACACGAATTGCTGCAATCGTTTGTTTACTACTTCAAGAATGGCGCAGCAGCCGA ACGCGTTGTGGGCAACAGTACGCTGTTCAAGCAGCTGATCAGCTACGCCAAACAGTTGGACAAGGAGCGTATTCATTGGTACATGGGAGGCAATGCTCCTTTAATGGCTGTACGTTTTGTCATGGAGGGAGCTGATGTATTGCTGGGTGCACATATGTCCAAGAA ATTACGTCCCTTGCTGCCCAAGGAGATTAGTCTGGCAGGCGATGAGATTGATGAGGATGATATACATCTGATATTAGAGTACAAGGCTGGCGATCGTTGGGGACCATACGAGGCGCCACGTGCCAACCGTTATATACTGCACAACGATAAGAATAATCCGCATCTGCGTTCAGTGGAGCAACTAACCGATGCCCTTAAACAATACCATCCACAGCTGCTCGTTGTAAGCGGACTGCAAATGATGGACATGTTCAAGTTCAGTCCGGGCGTGCGTGAGGCTCGCCTCAATCAAGTGAAACAGCAGCTTATTAACCAGCCCAGGGATACGCTTCAGCATTTCGAGTTTGCAAGCTATGTGGAGTTGGAGCTGCTACAGAAGCTGCGTCAGTTGGTGCTTCCCTATGTCGATTCGCTGGGAATGAACGAGCAGGAGCTGTCGAATCTGCGTGAAGTGCAACAGCATGGCAGCACCACACAAGCCACCGATTGGAATCCAAGACTTGCTCATACGTTGGACCAGATGCGTGAGGTGTTCATCAGTCTGGCGGAGGATTATCACAGTCAGCGTCAGGCGGATTCACAGCGTCGCCTAATTTCACGCATCCATGTGCACACCTTGGCGTATCAGGCTATATTGACCATTGCCAACTCCAAGTGGAAGAATACACGTGCTGCGGCTGCCAAAGCGGCTCTGACTGCCCATCGTTATGTCTGTAAATCACAGTTT GTAAATCCTGAGTCGGTGTTGCTGGTGCTGGATGACAGTTTTGCCACCTCGGCCCAGAAGCAGGCGCCACGTATGCGCATGAGCGCTGCTAATCCTGTGCCCTGCTGGCAAGAGTATATTCAATTTGGACCGAGCAGGCAGCGCATCGAGGTGGAGATTTGTGTAGCACCTGTGCTAGTGTGTCGCGTAGCCAAGAAGACGGCGGGTGCTGGCGATAATATATCCGCGTCGGGATTGGTTGCTCAACTTTAA
- the LOC117567074 gene encoding heat shock 70 kDa protein 4 isoform X1, which translates to MSVIGIDFGNEGCYVAAARSGGIETLANDYSLRATPSFVAFDGKKRIIGVAAKNQQVTNMKNTVGGFKRLLGRKFNDPHVQHELKSIPARVEERNDGSIGIKVNYLNEDQHFSPEQLTAMLFTKLKETSASAMQTQVNDCVIACPVFFTNAERRALLDAAQIAGLNVLRLMNETTATALAYGFYKNDLFEDKPRNVIFVDFGHSALQVSACVFTKGKLKMIASSWDQIGGRDFDLALAEYFSKEFLERYKINAKTNARANLRLLTEIEKLKKQMSANSTKLPLNIECFLDDIDVSSSMQRSQMEELVAPVLERVEQTFRKLLAESKWSVDDIDSVEIVGGSTRIPSIKQLIEKVFNKPASTTLNQDEAVSRGAALQCAIMSPAVRVREFGVTDIQNYAVKVLWDAEGSASNAEVEIFPQFHASPFSRLVTIARKSPFSASIVYGQPVPYPDQTIGVWKIKDIKPTERGESQEVKLKVRINQNGIVLISSATLVDRKELEEAAAATGEQAAGEEKATGEQPAANSGEQADAQQEAYCENEDDNNTSTASSPGGQGWAQRVKGWFGSGNDKAKKKTIKAVELPMEIVTHGFYPNELANYSQQEAKMIGNDQKETERIDAKNALEEFVYDMRNKLQGGPLERYVVEAEREAIVAQLNDLENWLYEDGEDCEREIYTSRLSTLQQQTDPIKHRSQDFEQSPAAFDELKNSIAFARQAVAEFRKGVAKYDHLTETEFINIAETADKAQKWLDTNLVKFTQAPRTSDSPVQTSAVRQEVQTLNACVNSVITRAKPKPAAKTTTTPPKDAPNAEQNGGEPSAAGDKMDVDGNAQAATNDPSMDVE; encoded by the exons ATGTCTGTGATTGGCATCGATTTCGGTAACGAGGGCTGCTATGTAGCGGCAGCAAGGTCTGGCGGCATCGAAACCTTGGCTAATGACTACAGTCTGCGTGCAACGCC CTCCTTTGTGGCCTTCGATGGCAAGAAGCGCATCATTGGCGTGGCGGCCAAGAACCAGCAGGTGACAAACATGAAAAACACAGTTGGCGGCTTTAAGCGTCTGCTTGGCCGCAAATTCAACGATCCACATGTACAACACGAACTCAAGAGCATTCCAGCACGCGTTGAGGAGCGTAACGATGGCAGCATTGGCATCAAAGTCAACTATCTGAACGAGGATCAGCACTTCTCCCCCGAACAACTGACTGCCATGCTGTTCACCAAACTGAAGGAGACCTCGGCATCGGCCATGCAAACGCAGGTCAATGACTGTGTCATTGCCTGTCCCGTATTCTTTACCAATGCCGAGCGTCGTGCCCTCCTCGATGCCGCCCAAATCGCTGGCCTCAATGTCCTTCGCCTGATGAACGagacgacggcgacagcgTTGGCCTATGGCTTCTATAAGAACGATTTGTTCGAGGATAAGCCACGCAATGTGATCTTTGTTGATTTTGGCCATTCGGCGCTGCAGGTCAGCGCTTGTGTCTTCACCAAGGGTAAACTGAAGATGATCGCCAGCAGCTGGGATCAGATTGGTGGGCGAGACTTTGATCTGGCGTTGGCCGAATACTTTAGCAAGGAGTTCCTCGAACGTTACAAGATCAATGCTAAGACCAATGCACGCGCTAATCTGCGTCTCTTGACCGAAATTGAGAAGCTCAAGAAGCAGATGTCGGCAAACAGCACCAAACTGCCATTAAACATTGAATGCTTTTTGGATGACATCGATGTCAGCTCATCCATGCAACGTTCACAAATGGAGGAGCTTGTCGCTCCCGTCTTGGAACGTGTGGAGCAAACATTCAGAAAGCTGTTGGCCGAATCGAAGTGGTCCGTCGATGACATTGACTCGGTGGAAATTGTGGGCGGCAGCACTCGCATACCATCGATCAAGCAGCTCATTGAGAAG GTATTCAACAAGCCGGCGAGCACCACACTTAATCAGGATGAGGCTGTGTCCCGTGGCGCTGCCCTGCAATGCGCTATCATGTCGCCAGCGGTGCGTGTCCGTGAATTCGGTGTGACTGATATACAGAACTATGCGGTCAAAGTACTTTGGGATGCCGAAGGTTCAGCGTCGAATGCCGAAGTTGAAATCTTTCCCCAATTCCATGCATCACCGTTCAGCCGTTTGGTGACAATTGCGCGCAAGAGTCCGTTCAGCGCATCCATTGTTTATGGCCAGCCTGTGCCGTATCCGGATCAAACCATTGGTGTTTGGAAGATCAAGGATATCAAACCAACGGAACGTGGTGAGAGTCAGGAAGTGAAACTGAAAGTGCGCATCAATCAAAATGGTATTGTGCTGATTTCATCGGCCACACTGGTCGACCGCAAGGAACTGGAAGAGGCTGCTGCCGCCACTGGAGAGCAGGCTGCTGGCGAGGAGAAGGCCACCGGTGAGCAGCCGGCTGCCAACTCTGGCGAGCAAGCGGATGCTCAGCAGGAG GCATATTGTGAGAATGAGGATGATAATAATACATCAACAGCCTCATCACCTGGCGGACAAGGGTGGGCACAGCGGGTCAAGGGCTGGTTTGGTTCG GGCAATGATAAGGCTAAGAAGAAGACCATTAAGGCCGTTGAGCTGCCTATGGAAATAGTTACCCATGGATTCTATCCCAATGAATTGGCCAACTATTCGCAGCAGGAAGCTAAGATGATTGGCAATGATCAGAAGGAAACCGAGCGTATTGATGCCAAGAACGCATTGGAGGAGTTTGTTTACGATATGCGTAACAAGTTGCAG GGTGGTCCTCTGGAGCGTTATGTGGTTGAGGCCGAACGCGAAGCGATTGTGGCGCAGCTGAATGATCTCGAGAACTGGCTGTATGAGGATGGCGAGGATTGCGAGCGTGAGATTTACACCAGTCGACTGTCGacactgcaacaacaaacggaTCCCATCAAGCACCGTTCCCAGGACTTTGAGCAGTCTCCCGCTGCATTCGATGAGCTGAAGAACAGCATTGCATTTGCACGCCAAGCTGTGGCAGAATTCCGCAAGGGTGTGGCCAAGTACGACCATCTGACGGAAACCGAATTCATTAACATTGCCGAAACTGCGGACAAGGCGCAAAAATGGCTGGATACCAATTTAGTCAAGTTCACGCAAGCACCACGCACTAGCGACAGTCCTGTGCAGACATCAGCGGTGCGCCAGGAGGTGCAGACCCTGAATGCCTGTGTTAATTCGGTGATTACACGCGCGAAACCGAAGCCAGCTGCCAAGACAACAACGACACCGCCCAAGGATGCGCCCAATGCGGAGCAAAATGGTGGCGAACCAAGTGCAGCCGGTGACAAAATGGATGTGGATGGCAATGCGCAGGCGGCCACCAATGATCCATCTATGGATGTGGAGTGA
- the LOC117567693 gene encoding uncharacterized protein LOC117567693, which yields MKMFVILLLGLQVFWATASPTTVNTLEISADKSRECSAYCGSVARHLQANTITIESKDTQIRELEAKVADLEAKLARKGTSEAAPVESTDDLVSSLHQKIDAIRNKIKDIGNIYSGPVNVKKPVSEENVEK from the exons ATGAAGATGTTTGTAATTCTTTTACTGGGCTTGCAGGTGTTCTGGGCTACAGCATCACCCACAACAGTTAACACA TTGGAGATATCTGCCGATAAGAGCAGAGAATGCAGTGCCTATTGTGGATCAGTTGCAAGGCATCTTCAAGCAAACACAATTACAATCGAAAGCAAGGACACTCAGATAAGGGAACTCGAAGCCAAGGTTGCTGATCTAGAAGCTAAACTGGCGAGAAAAGGAACTTCAGAGGCAGCTCCGGTGGAATCAACTGATGACCTTGTGTCTAGTCTTCATCAGAAAATCGATGCTATAAGGAACAAGATCAAAGATATTGGAAACATCTACTCGGGACCGGTGAACGTTAAAAAACCAGTTAGtgaagaaaatgttgaaaaataa
- the LOC117571048 gene encoding phospholipase B1, membrane-associated — protein MRKASLFLLPLVVAIAVVTSQRTSLDVALRNAYRPLRLLGLAISGRSGDQVENVQRLKDAGKTQNLGARTRSLVQFCDAEHGPGRRSDQRPTSVHRLRPGDIDIIGAMGDSLTAGNGIFASNLAHVTVENRGASWSIGGQYNWRKYLTLPNILKEFNPDLYGYSLKDGLSTERSSRFNVAELAAMSRDMPYMAKVLVKRLQRDPHVNMTHDWKLITLFIGNNDFCTDICFYPKPEVTIANHEKNMLQTYRYLRDHVPRLMINVAPVPNLRFLTNLSGLPPICYSTLRFECPCLLGKSKAHLDYYEDIMKRWIAKDYEIINLPEFNTETFTINAQPFSQFKDFPRTQTGETDTRFFSEDCFHLSQRGHAAAANAMWNNMLELPGEKSSFNPQIFEKFLCPSEQHPYLITRINSRADFVV, from the exons ATGAGGAAGGCGTCATTGTTCCTGCTGCCCCTTGTTGTTGCCATCGCAGTTGTGACGTCACAGCGCACTTCTTTGGATGTGGCTTTGCGAAATGCGTATCGTCCACTGAGGCTTCTCGGTTTGGCCATCTCTGGACGCTCTGGGGATCAGGTGGAAAATGTGCAGCGCTTAAAAGATGCGGGC aaaacacaaaacttgGGCGCTCGCACGCGTTCCTTGGTGCAGTTCTGCGATGCGGAACACGGACCTGGACGACGCAGTGATCAGCGTCCAACGAGCGTGCATCGTTTGCGTCCCGGTGACATTGACATCATTGGCGCCATGGGTGATTCACTGACAGCTGGAAATGGCATCTTTGCCTCCAACTTGGCGCATGTCACTGTCGAGAATCGTGGTGCATCTTGGTCCATTGGTGGACAGTACAATTGGCGCAAGTATTTGACTTTGCCCAACATACTCAAGGAGTTCAATCCCGATCTCTACGGCTACTCCCTGAAAGATGGCCTCTCCACGGAGCGTTCTTCACGTTTCAATGTCGCCGAACTCGCGGCCATGTCTAGAGATATGCCTTATATGGCCAAGGTGCTGGTGAAACGTCTGCAGCGGGATCCGCATGTGAATATGACACACGATTGGAAGCTGATTACTTTGTTCATTGGCAACAATGACTTTTGCACCGACATCTGTTTCTATCCCAAGCCCGAGGTGACCATCGCGAATCACGAGAAGAACATGCTCCAGACCTATCGCTATCTGCGTGATCATGTGCCGCGTTTGATGATCAATGTGGCGCCAGTTCCTAATTTGCGTTTTCTGACGAATCTTTCGGGTTTGCCTCCTATTTGTTATAGCACTTTGCGCTTCGAGTGTCCCTGTTTGTTGGGAAAGTCGAAGGCGCATTTGGATTACTATGAGGACATCATGAAACGCTGGATTGCCAAGGACTATGAGATCATCAATCTGCCGGAGTTTAATACCGAG ACCTTCACCATCAATGCCCAGCCTTTCTCGCAATTCAAGGACTTTCCTCGCACTCAGACGGGCGAGACGGATACGCGTTTCTTCTCCGAGGATTGCTTCCACCTCAGTCAGCGTGGACACGCCGCTGCCGCGAATGCCATGTGGAACAATATGCTGGAGTTGCCCGGGGAGAAGAGTTCCTTCAATCCGCAGATCTTCGAGAAGTTTCTCTGTCCGAGCGAGCAGCATCCATATCTGATCACTCGGATCAATAGTCGCGCCGATTTCGTTGTTTAA
- the LOC117570086 gene encoding uncharacterized protein LOC117570086 has translation MAHSKQFQVVAIAILLVMQHCWAMPFAPTDNDIDIDGHYQGTGGSAAGNGRPVDYHTVVGHFKDFFMYLPVMMTTLKETMSGFPKFAEGVRILSGKGRVDGEDCKCSQNNLSIGTSSEVLDNSNRFG, from the exons ATGGCTCACAGCAAACAATTTCAAGTAGTCGCAATTGCGATTTTGTTGG ttatGCAACATTGCTGGGCTATGCCATTTGCGCCGACTGACAATGACATTGATATTGATGGCCACTATCAGGGCACGGGGGGAAGTGCGGCAGGCAATGGTCGACCTGTGGATTATCACACAGTTGTGGGTCACTTCAAAGACTTCTTCATGTATCTGCCTGTCATGATGACCACGCTAAAGGAAACTATGTCCGGTTTTCCCAAATTCGCCGAGGGCGTTCGCATATTATCTGGAAAGGGGCGTGTCGATGGCGAGGACTGCAAGTGTAGTCAGAATAATCTGTCTATAGGAACTAGCAGCGAGGTATTGGACAATAGCAATCGCTTTGGTTAA
- the LOC117567074 gene encoding heat shock 70 kDa protein 4 isoform X2 — protein MSVIGIDFGNEGCYVAAARSGGIETLANDYSLRATPSFVAFDGKKRIIGVAAKNQQVTNMKNTVGGFKRLLGRKFNDPHVQHELKSIPARVEERNDGSIGIKVNYLNEDQHFSPEQLTAMLFTKLKETSASAMQTQVNDCVIACPVFFTNAERRALLDAAQIAGLNVLRLMNETTATALAYGFYKNDLFEDKPRNVIFVDFGHSALQVSACVFTKGKLKMIASSWDQIGGRDFDLALAEYFSKEFLERYKINAKTNARANLRLLTEIEKLKKQMSANSTKLPLNIECFLDDIDVSSSMQRSQMEELVAPVLERVEQTFRKLLAESKWSVDDIDSVEIVGGSTRIPSIKQLIEKVFNKPASTTLNQDEAVSRGAALQCAIMSPAVRVREFGVTDIQNYAVKVLWDAEGSASNAEVEIFPQFHASPFSRLVTIARKSPFSASIVYGQPVPYPDQTIGVWKIKDIKPTERGESQEVKLKVRINQNGIVLISSATLVDRKELEEAAAATGEQAAGEEKATGEQPAANSGEQADAQQEGNDKAKKKTIKAVELPMEIVTHGFYPNELANYSQQEAKMIGNDQKETERIDAKNALEEFVYDMRNKLQGGPLERYVVEAEREAIVAQLNDLENWLYEDGEDCEREIYTSRLSTLQQQTDPIKHRSQDFEQSPAAFDELKNSIAFARQAVAEFRKGVAKYDHLTETEFINIAETADKAQKWLDTNLVKFTQAPRTSDSPVQTSAVRQEVQTLNACVNSVITRAKPKPAAKTTTTPPKDAPNAEQNGGEPSAAGDKMDVDGNAQAATNDPSMDVE, from the exons ATGTCTGTGATTGGCATCGATTTCGGTAACGAGGGCTGCTATGTAGCGGCAGCAAGGTCTGGCGGCATCGAAACCTTGGCTAATGACTACAGTCTGCGTGCAACGCC CTCCTTTGTGGCCTTCGATGGCAAGAAGCGCATCATTGGCGTGGCGGCCAAGAACCAGCAGGTGACAAACATGAAAAACACAGTTGGCGGCTTTAAGCGTCTGCTTGGCCGCAAATTCAACGATCCACATGTACAACACGAACTCAAGAGCATTCCAGCACGCGTTGAGGAGCGTAACGATGGCAGCATTGGCATCAAAGTCAACTATCTGAACGAGGATCAGCACTTCTCCCCCGAACAACTGACTGCCATGCTGTTCACCAAACTGAAGGAGACCTCGGCATCGGCCATGCAAACGCAGGTCAATGACTGTGTCATTGCCTGTCCCGTATTCTTTACCAATGCCGAGCGTCGTGCCCTCCTCGATGCCGCCCAAATCGCTGGCCTCAATGTCCTTCGCCTGATGAACGagacgacggcgacagcgTTGGCCTATGGCTTCTATAAGAACGATTTGTTCGAGGATAAGCCACGCAATGTGATCTTTGTTGATTTTGGCCATTCGGCGCTGCAGGTCAGCGCTTGTGTCTTCACCAAGGGTAAACTGAAGATGATCGCCAGCAGCTGGGATCAGATTGGTGGGCGAGACTTTGATCTGGCGTTGGCCGAATACTTTAGCAAGGAGTTCCTCGAACGTTACAAGATCAATGCTAAGACCAATGCACGCGCTAATCTGCGTCTCTTGACCGAAATTGAGAAGCTCAAGAAGCAGATGTCGGCAAACAGCACCAAACTGCCATTAAACATTGAATGCTTTTTGGATGACATCGATGTCAGCTCATCCATGCAACGTTCACAAATGGAGGAGCTTGTCGCTCCCGTCTTGGAACGTGTGGAGCAAACATTCAGAAAGCTGTTGGCCGAATCGAAGTGGTCCGTCGATGACATTGACTCGGTGGAAATTGTGGGCGGCAGCACTCGCATACCATCGATCAAGCAGCTCATTGAGAAG GTATTCAACAAGCCGGCGAGCACCACACTTAATCAGGATGAGGCTGTGTCCCGTGGCGCTGCCCTGCAATGCGCTATCATGTCGCCAGCGGTGCGTGTCCGTGAATTCGGTGTGACTGATATACAGAACTATGCGGTCAAAGTACTTTGGGATGCCGAAGGTTCAGCGTCGAATGCCGAAGTTGAAATCTTTCCCCAATTCCATGCATCACCGTTCAGCCGTTTGGTGACAATTGCGCGCAAGAGTCCGTTCAGCGCATCCATTGTTTATGGCCAGCCTGTGCCGTATCCGGATCAAACCATTGGTGTTTGGAAGATCAAGGATATCAAACCAACGGAACGTGGTGAGAGTCAGGAAGTGAAACTGAAAGTGCGCATCAATCAAAATGGTATTGTGCTGATTTCATCGGCCACACTGGTCGACCGCAAGGAACTGGAAGAGGCTGCTGCCGCCACTGGAGAGCAGGCTGCTGGCGAGGAGAAGGCCACCGGTGAGCAGCCGGCTGCCAACTCTGGCGAGCAAGCGGATGCTCAGCAGGAG GGCAATGATAAGGCTAAGAAGAAGACCATTAAGGCCGTTGAGCTGCCTATGGAAATAGTTACCCATGGATTCTATCCCAATGAATTGGCCAACTATTCGCAGCAGGAAGCTAAGATGATTGGCAATGATCAGAAGGAAACCGAGCGTATTGATGCCAAGAACGCATTGGAGGAGTTTGTTTACGATATGCGTAACAAGTTGCAG GGTGGTCCTCTGGAGCGTTATGTGGTTGAGGCCGAACGCGAAGCGATTGTGGCGCAGCTGAATGATCTCGAGAACTGGCTGTATGAGGATGGCGAGGATTGCGAGCGTGAGATTTACACCAGTCGACTGTCGacactgcaacaacaaacggaTCCCATCAAGCACCGTTCCCAGGACTTTGAGCAGTCTCCCGCTGCATTCGATGAGCTGAAGAACAGCATTGCATTTGCACGCCAAGCTGTGGCAGAATTCCGCAAGGGTGTGGCCAAGTACGACCATCTGACGGAAACCGAATTCATTAACATTGCCGAAACTGCGGACAAGGCGCAAAAATGGCTGGATACCAATTTAGTCAAGTTCACGCAAGCACCACGCACTAGCGACAGTCCTGTGCAGACATCAGCGGTGCGCCAGGAGGTGCAGACCCTGAATGCCTGTGTTAATTCGGTGATTACACGCGCGAAACCGAAGCCAGCTGCCAAGACAACAACGACACCGCCCAAGGATGCGCCCAATGCGGAGCAAAATGGTGGCGAACCAAGTGCAGCCGGTGACAAAATGGATGTGGATGGCAATGCGCAGGCGGCCACCAATGATCCATCTATGGATGTGGAGTGA